Below is a genomic region from Biomphalaria glabrata chromosome 3, xgBioGlab47.1, whole genome shotgun sequence.
TCAAGTCAAAggcaacacacacactcatccAGCATATACGACTTGACTACAGATATTAATGGAAATAGCATTCCTCCCCAGTCCAAACAGGAGGACAAATATGGGAACATGTTTCTGTTCACCCAAGACTCAACACTAAATCCTCATCAATCCTTTTGGAATGACAATCAGATTGAATCTACCCATCAATCACCAAAGAGCAATACACATTTGGATGCTTTTCAGCTTCCCATACTTGATCCTTTCAATGCCAACAGTATTACCGAAATGTCGGGAAGCAATACTTATTCACCAACAAGTCCCCATACATCTGACCAATACCCACCACAATCAAACATTTATTCAGGTCATGAGAATGCTGCTTCTAAGCCCATACTATATATTCCTATCTCCAGCGTCGTGCCTTTTACACTTCATAATTTTGTCCCTATAAGTGAAGCTCTTCCAAACAATGAGGAACCCCCACTTAAAAAGCTCGAAAAGCATCTCAACTCAAAGCCAAAGCGCGCAAGAAACAAAAAGAGTAAATCTTCACTGGATTCTGCAAATCCAAATCGCCGTAATACATTCGCTCCATCAATGAGCTGTGCAATTCCAAGTATCATCGATCAACAAGCACACAACGATAAGTCTTTCCTCAATGAGGGACAgaacaaaaaacaagaaaagcgTCGGAGATACAGTAAAAGTAAAACAATTCCGAACTCGTCACAGAGCCATGAACCTTTACATtaccaagaaaacatttttgaagGTCCGACAACATCTACTTCACTTTCGTCTTTCCATGCATCACATTCTTTCCAAACAAGTTTCCAAAGAGTTCCTTCTATGGCATCTTCATCTAGTCATTCCAGCGTTTTTGATGCTACGGCCACAGGGCAGCTAGAGGTTAATCCTCCACATCTATTCAAATCTACTTCCGGAGAAGTTTCCAATGACTACGCACAAGTGCAATGCATTGCTGACCCCAAGTTGGAAGAGGCCAACCAGCAGGCGATGGCTCAAAGATCTGAAACGCCGCTGATAAAGTattcattaaaacaaaagatCTTGCTGAAGAGGTGCAGTAAAGGTGAAGCAGATATACAAGCAGACTTCAGTCCTAGACCCAAGCCACCGGTGAGTAGACAAGAGGACAGAAACTCAATTGTTTTCTACACAATTACCCTACATCTAAGAATTATAGCAaatgagatagatagatagattgatagattgattgatagaatGATAGATAAACAGTTACaatgataaatagatagattaatagatacataaatagatggatagaatgatagatagatagataaacagatacAATGATAGATAAATATAATGATAGATATAAGCAGATACACTGATAGATAGCTAGTTAGCTatcaagatagatagatagatagatagatagatagatagatagatagatagatagatagtacaTGAATAATTGTAATACAACCAAAACAtagataaaaaattttttttataaacatttgaaAATTGTATTTCCTAAAATAACATAATTGTCACACTATTACTCCCGTTTGCTAACCCACTTATGGCATCGTTCTTTGGTAATTGGCTGGATTACTTTTGTTATAATTTT
It encodes:
- the LOC106079512 gene encoding homeobox protein 3-like encodes the protein MQNQDLNSCLQETYLDFENLEDEFVDSVASTDHAEEILDNAPLTPFSPQTPFGRIRSPPSIINYNTIYPEELFGSSTPAPSVLDNNTEIEEDLFDENNINNLINILNLMNGHTQDAQENAPSDSHMPEESWCKGGFTDSENETFQKTNSSSLVSGKRKCEDLYYNKSKKLKSDDPDHNTNDRIQSSQRQHTHSSSIYDLTTDINGNSIPPQSKQEDKYGNMFLFTQDSTLNPHQSFWNDNQIESTHQSPKSNTHLDAFQLPILDPFNANSITEMSGSNTYSPTSPHTSDQYPPQSNIYSGHENAASKPILYIPISSVVPFTLHNFVPISEALPNNEEPPLKKLEKHLNSKPKRARNKKSKSSLDSANPNRRNTFAPSMSCAIPSIIDQQAHNDKSFLNEGQNKKQEKRRRYSKSKTIPNSSQSHEPLHYQENIFEGPTTSTSLSSFHASHSFQTSFQRVPSMASSSSHSSVFDATATGQLEVNPPHLFKSTSGEVSNDYAQVQCIADPKLEEANQQAMAQRSETPLIKYSLKQKILLKRCSKGEADIQADFSPRPKPPLTKEEIDKNERRKSLNREAAARHRKNKLQQREDQEKEVKLLMGKNSDLKETVFSLDREKEALIMKLLDKGFTEQKLEDVLLGMQLKS